A section of the Suncus etruscus isolate mSunEtr1 chromosome X, mSunEtr1.pri.cur, whole genome shotgun sequence genome encodes:
- the TLR8 gene encoding toll-like receptor 8, which translates to MVLQPLFLTCLFLIIFTSCDFTVETIHLRSYPCDEKILNDSIIADCNNRQLKQVPQTVGNYVTELDLSENFITHITNTSFLHLPNLTKINLNHNTKFQRQKDSKMTKQGMDIMKDAFLNLKLQELWLEDNLLEQIPATLPDSLKQLRLTQNNIVSVTENNTLGLANLEVLFLDWNCYFGNTCNKTLNIQMAFQHLKKLKVLSLSFNNLHQVPPKLPRSLRELYLSNTNIHTINQTDFKKLVNLRVLDLSGNCPRCYNAPFPCNPCDNGASIDIHPLAFQTLNKLHYLNLSSTSLRNIPARWFENMTQLKVLHLEFNYLVTEIASGEFFTKLPNLEILDLSFNYQHPDYPKYVNISPNFSHLKALQILHLRGYVFQELRKQDFQPLMNLHNLKTINLGINFIKQIDFTIFQNFSNMTIIYLSENRISPLVNEIQQTDANNISFHSHIRKPRSTDTEFDPHSNFYHNTHPLIKPQCSAYGKALDLSLNSIFFIGDKQFEAFKDIACLNLSSNANGQVLHGTEFSAVPHIKYLDLTNNWLDFADDNALHELTELEVLDLSSNSHYFQIAGVTHCLGFIQNLTQLKVLNLSHNNIYTLTEFQLKSASLEELVFSDNRLDLLWNADDSRYRQIFQHLENLTRLDLSLNKLQRIPDDVFGYLSPHLTQLYLNDNRLNFFNWTLLQNFLHLRLLDLSRNELFLPSSQSKCTSSLQTLLLSQNRISQLPSSFLAEAGNLTHLDLSDNLLKMINKSTLQTQDGVKLEVLELGGNPFDCTCDIGDFLMWIDENQKVKIPRLATVICASPGDQSGESIMSLDLTTCVSDTMAATLSIFTSFITIAVMMAALGHHWFYWDVWFIYHMCSAKMKGYWSLSTSQTFYDAYVSYDTKDASVTDWVINELRFHLEESEEKSVLLCLEERDWDPGLANIDNVMQSIYQSKKTIFVLTKNYARNWNFKTAFYLALQRLMDENLDVIVFILLEPVLQHCQYLRLRQRICKSSILQWPDNPKAEGLFWQSLKNVVLTENDSRYNNLYVNSIKQY; encoded by the coding sequence ATGGTCCTTCAACCTTTGTTTCTGACCTGCCTTTTTCTGATCATCTTTACATCCTGTGATTTCACCGTTGAAACCATTCATTTGAGAAGTTATCCTTGCGATGAGAAAATCCTCAATGATTCCATTATAGCAGACTGCAACAATCGCCAGCTGAAACAGGTTCCCCAAACCGTGGGTAACTATGTGACAGAACTGGACCTATCTGAGAATTTCATCACACACATCACCAATACCTCATTCCTACACCTACCGAATCTAACAAAGATCAACCTCAACCACAACACCAAGTTCCAGAGGCAAAAGGACTCCAAGATGACCAAGCAAGGCATGGATATTATGAAAGATGCATTCCTCAACTTAAAGCTCCAGGAGCTGTGGCTGGAGGATAATCTACTCGAACAAATACCAGCAACTTTGCCGGACTCCTTGAAGCAACTGCGACTTACTCAAAACAATATTGTCTCAGTAACAGAAAATAACACTCTGGGACTGGCTAATCTGGAAGTTCTCTTTTTGGACTGGAACTGCTATTTTGGCAACACCTGTAATAAGACATTGAACATCCAAATGGCCTTTCAACATCTTAAGAAACTGAAGGTGCTCTCCTTGTCTTTCAACAACCTTCACCAAGTACCCCCAAAACTTCCTAGATCCCTCAGAGAACTTTATCTCAGCAACACCAACATCCACACCATCAATCAAACAGATTTCAAGAAATTGGTCAATTTGAGAGTATTGGATCTCAGTGGGAACTGTCCAAGGTGTTACAACGCCCCATTTCCATGTAATCCCTGTGACAATGGTGCATCCATTGATATACATCCTCTGGCTTTTCAAACCCTGAACAAACTCCACTACCTAAACCTCTCCAGCACATCCCTCCGCAACATTCCTGCCAGATGGTTTGAAAATATGACTCAGCTGAAAGTGCTCCATCTAGAATTCAACTATTTAGTGACAGAAATTGCCTCAGGAGAATTTTTCACCAAACTGCCTAATTTAGAAATTCTTGATTTATCCTTTAACTATCAACATCCAGACTATCCCAAATATGTTAACATTTCCCCAAACTTCTCTCACCTTAAAGCCCTCCAGATATTGCACCTCCGAGGTTATGTCTTCCAAGAACTCAGAAAACAGGATTTCCAGCCCCTAATGAATCTCCACAATTTAAAGACTATCAACTTGGGCATTAACTTTATCAAGCAGATTGATTTTACTATTTTCCAAAATTTCTCCAACATGACCATCATTTACTTATCAGAAAACAGAATATCACCTTTGGTAAATGAAATCCAGCAAACGGATGCCAACAACATTTCTTTTCATAGTCACATCCGAAAGCCACGCTCTACAGatactgagtttgatcctcattCCAATTTTTATCATAACACTCATCCTTTAATAAAGCCACAGTGCTCAGCTTATGGCAAAGCCTTAGATCTGAGCTTAAACAGTATTTTCTTCATTGGGGATAAGCAATTCGAAGCTTTTAAAGACATTGCCTGCTTAAATCTGTCTTCAAATGCCAATGGTCAAGTGCTTCATGGGACTGAATTTTCAGCTGTGCCTCATATCAAGTATTTGGATCTGACAAACAATTGGCTGGATTTTGCCGATGACAATGCACTCCATGAACTCACGGAGTTAGAAGTCCTAGATCTCAGCTCCAATTCGCATTATTTCCAGATAGCAGGAGTGACACACTGTCTAGGCTTCATCCAGAATCTAACACAGCTAAAAGTTTTAAACTTGAGCCACAACAATATTTACACCCTGACAGAGTTCCAGCTCAAAAGTGCATCCCTGGAAGAATTAGTGTTCAGTGACAACCGCCTAGACCTTTTGTGGAATGCAGATGACAGCAGGTACAGGCAAATTTTCCAGCATTTGGAAAACCTAacaaggttggatttatctttaaataaacttCAGCGTATCCCAGATGACGTGTTCGGTTACCTTTCCCCCCACCTCACCCAACTTTATTTAAATGACAACAGGTTAAATTTCTTTAATTGGACGCTACTCCAGAATTTTCTTCATCTCCGTTTGCTTGACTTAAGTAGAAATGAGCTTTTCTTACCCAGCAGCCAATCGAAATGCACATCGTCTCTTCAGACACTGCTCCTGAGTCAAAACAGGATTTCCCAACTGCCCTCCAGCTTTCTTGCTGAAGCTGGCAATCTGACACACCTTGATTTAAGTGACAACTTGCTCAAGATGATCAACAAATCTACACTCCAAACTCAAGATGGTGTGAAGTTAGAGGTTTTGGAGCTCGGTGGAAATCCTTTTGACTGTACCTGTGACATTGGTGATTTCTTAATGTGGATTGATGAAAACCAGAAGGTAAAAATTCCTAGGTTGGCAACTGTCATCTGTGCCAGTCCTGGGGATCAAAGTGGAGAGAGTATTATGAGTCTTGATCTCACTACCTGTGTTTCAGACACCATGGCAGCCACGCTCTCTATCTTCACATCTTTCATCACCATTGCGGTGATGATGGCTGCCCTGGGTCATCACTGGTTTTATTGGGATGTCTGGTTCATCTATCACATGTGCTCGGCAAAGATGAAAGGCTATTGGTCTCTTTCCACATCCCAGACTTTCTATGATGCTTATGTTTCATATGATACCAAAGACGCTTCTGTAACTGACTGGGTTATCAATGAGTTGCGCTTCCACCTTGAAGAGAGTGAAGAGAAGAGTGTGCTCCTCTGTTTGGAGGAGAGGGACTGGGACCCAGGGTTAGCCAACATTGATAATGTCATGCAGAGCATTTACCAAAGCAAGAAAACGATCTTTGTCTTAACCAAAAACTATGCAAGAAACTGGAACTTTAAGACAGCATTCTACCTGGCCTTGCAGAGGCTCATGGATGAGAATTTAGATGTGATTGTTTTTATCTTGCTGGAGCCTGTGCTTCAGCATTGTCAGTATCTGAGGCTGAGGCAACGTATCTGCAAGAGCTCCATTCTCCAATGGCCTGACAACCCCAAGGCGGAAGGCCTGTTTTGGCAAAGTCTGAAAAATGTAGTCTTAACAGAAAATGATTCTCGGTACAACAATTTGTATGTGAATTCCattaaacaatattaa
- the TMSB4X gene encoding thymosin beta-4, with translation MSDKPDMAEIEKFDKSKLKKTETQEKNPLPSKETIEQEKQAGES, from the exons ATGTCTGACAAGCCCGATATGGCCGAGATTGAGAAATTCGATAAGTCGAAGTTGAAGAAGACAGAAACGCAAGAGAAAAACCCCCTGCCTTCTAAAGAAA CCATTGAACAGGAGAAGCAAGCAGGCGAGTCGTAA